From the genome of Kluyveromyces lactis strain NRRL Y-1140 chromosome F complete sequence:
CAActgcaacaacagcaacaacaggCTCAGCTGCAATCACAAATGCACCGCCAACAGATACAACAGCGCCAGCAGcaccagcagcaacagTCACAGCAACGCCATAGTGCGTTTAAGATTGATAACGAGCTCACTCAACTATTGAATGCTTATAATATGACACAATCCAACCTGCCTAGCAACGGCAGTAACATAAACACTAACAAGTTAAGGACTGGTTCCTTTACACAATCGAATGTCAAGAGAAgcaattcatcaaatcaGGAAGCACATAATAGAGTTGGTAAGCAACGATATTCAATGTCACTTTTGGATGGTAACCAAGATGTTATATCGAAGCTATATGGAGACATGACGCGCAATGGACTTTCTTGGGAAAATGCTATAATATccgatgatgaagaagatccagAAGATCATGAAGATGCTTTAAGGCTCAGAAGAAAATCTGCATTGAATAGGTCAACCCAAGTTGCATCACAGAATCCTACGGAAACTTCATCAAGTGGACGATTTATTTCTCCACAATTGTTGAACAACGATCCACTACTAGAGACTCAAATTTCCACGAGCCAAACTTCGTTAGGCCTTGATAGAGCTGGTTTGAATTTTAAACTCAATTTACCCATTACAAACCCTGAAGCCCTTATTGGATCAAGCCAACCTGATGTCCAAACTCTTAATGTTTACTCTGAATCAAATGTTCTCCCCACAAGTGCACAGTCGACAACcacgaagaagaaacggTCCAGCATGTCCAAATCAAAGGGCCCTAAATCTACCTCTCCgatggatgaagaagaaaagcCTTTCAAATGTGATCAATGTAATAAGACCTTCCGCCGTAGCGAACACTTGAAAAGACATGTACGTTCTGTTCACTCGACGGAAAGACCTTTCCACTGTCAGTTTTGTGATAAGAAGTTCAGTAGAAGCGACAATTTATCACAGCATTTAAAGACACACAAGAAGCACGGCGATATAACTGAGCTACCCCCACCGAGAAGAGTCAcgaattcttcaaacaaGCACTGAAATAATCTACGATATTTCAGATGTGACATTGGAAATGAGATACAATAGACATTTGATAATTGGAAATGAATCATTTCACAGTTAGTTATGAATTCTCAACTTTTTTAATAGTCCTTTATATTTTTATAAGGAAGTTCATTTATATACACCCCGGATAATCCGATATGGTCTAATATATGCGCTCACATGGATCCTTTAATAAAATGTGGTGTACACGTTCACTTATCACCAAATGTCGTCTGCATATGTGTATTCCCTTTCTTTGGcatatttcttccattgaATTTTCAAAAAGCCTGTTTTCATGTACAGAATAATCATATTCAACGTAAATGCTGCATACACATGAGAAGATAACCATAAAGGATGAAGAACAGCTACAAAACGTTATCTGGCTAGACAAGCAATCAATTTGATATGCAACTACTGTaagaaatatgaagaaGTATCCCACGATCATACAGTTTCCGGAGTCAATTAGGATTCAACCTATGAGTACGGACCCGGAATCATACTTTCAAATTATCGATGAGcaacaaaagaaactaGAACTTGGCGTTATAAGCAAGACAAAGATAATAGAAAGGTACGTTTCGGCTTCAGATTCAGATTCAGATTCTCAAGAAGAGCACGCACAGAAATTTGTGAACCAGTACCGCATAGGAGAAAGATTGGGTTGTGGACAGTTCGGTACTGTTTACAAAGGTCACACAACAGGAAAAGTTGTAGCTATCAAACAGATCTATAAGAAACCTATGAATTCCCCCTTTTCTATGAGCctaataatgaaaacaatgaagaGGTACGAATCCATATCTGGTGATGTACTTATCATGGAAATGAACGTGAGTAAAATACGATGGGAATGTTTCGTTACGAGTAAACTAAATCACCCTAACGTAATTCAATTATTAGAATGTTTGGACTCTCCTTATTCTGACCAAATATGGCTTATCCAACCCCTCGCAGTCCTTGGCGAGTTACAATGGTCTAGAGAAAGTAAGTTTGATCTGATAGAGCAATGGAAGTCATTCTACCGGGGTCAACTTGATTCAGTAGAGGAGTTCGCAGTGAAAGTGTTAGGAGATATATCAAATGGTTTACAGTACTTACAAGGACAAGGCATTATTCACAGAGATCTAAAACCGCAGAACATACTATTAGATCCAGTATATCATAGCTTAAGGATCTCAGATTTCGGATGCTCATTAATCGTACCGAGCAAACTCCCGTTCAAAGATGGCAGACTACAGgatttatttgaaaaagaactgaATAAAATAGTGGGAACACCACTGTTTACAGCTCCTGAGCTTTGTAATTTCGCTGAAGGGTCAGCCCATGCTAGTAATGAGCAGcctttcaaaattgatgTTTGGTCGCTTGGTATTACAGTGTACGCAATTTTATACAATGTATTACCGTTCTGGGGAGAAACTGAGTTTGACACATACAATCTGATCTGTCATCGGCAGTTGAAACCTGACGTTCATAACAGTTCAAATATTTATGGATGGATACATGAATACGTTGTTAACCGTATGCTATCCAAAAATACAGCTTCTAGGCCAACAACATCAAATATTTTGCGTACATTGGAATCTCATTCCAAATCTGAACTATCATCAATGAATAA
Proteins encoded in this window:
- the ELM1 gene encoding serine/threonine protein kinase ELM1 (some similarities with uniprot|P32801 Saccharomyces cerevisiae YKL048C ELM1 Serine/threonine protein kinase that regulates cellular morphogenesis septin behavior and cytokinesis required for the regulation of other kinases forms part of the bud neck ring), which encodes MKKYPTIIQFPESIRIQPMSTDPESYFQIIDEQQKKLELGVISKTKIIERYVSASDSDSDSQEEHAQKFVNQYRIGERLGCGQFGTVYKGHTTGKVVAIKQIYKKPMNSPFSMSLIMKTMKRYESISGDVLIMEMNVSKIRWECFVTSKLNHPNVIQLLECLDSPYSDQIWLIQPLAVLGELQWSRESKFDLIEQWKSFYRGQLDSVEEFAVKVLGDISNGLQYLQGQGIIHRDLKPQNILLDPVYHSLRISDFGCSLIVPSKLPFKDGRLQDLFEKELNKIVGTPLFTAPELCNFAEGSAHASNEQPFKIDVWSLGITVYAILYNVLPFWGETEFDTYNLICHRQLKPDVHNSSNIYGWIHEYVVNRMLSKNTASRPTTSNILRTLESHSKSELSSMNKMKLKLNKWKKNLLTKNKNTEILPTQSFKEDFCSPASSINAASIPLTDKKQPLNRSHRATVNLEKYIK